In Candidatus Methylomirabilis lanthanidiphila, the following proteins share a genomic window:
- a CDS encoding imidazole glycerol phosphate synthase — MLRPRIIPCLLVKNGGLVKTVQFDQPKYVGDPINAVRIFNEKEVDELIVVDIDATVQSREPDYTLIKNLATECRMPLCYGGGVKTVDQIERIISLGVEKVAISSAAVSTPELISEAAARVGSQSIVVVMDVTKNGRNSNRYEVCTHNGTRSTGLHPVACAKRAQALGAGEVVVNSIDQDGTMQGYDLDLIREVRESISLPLTALGGAGSLKDIAGLIDLFGIIGAAAGSLFVFKGKYRAVLINYPSRAEKDGIASVASIASVASGGASEE, encoded by the coding sequence ATGTTGCGTCCCCGAATTATTCCCTGTCTGCTGGTCAAGAACGGTGGCCTGGTCAAGACGGTTCAGTTTGACCAGCCGAAATATGTTGGCGATCCTATCAATGCGGTGCGCATCTTCAATGAAAAAGAGGTCGATGAGCTGATTGTGGTCGATATTGACGCGACCGTTCAGAGCCGCGAACCTGACTACACGCTGATCAAGAATCTTGCGACGGAATGCCGGATGCCGTTGTGCTACGGCGGCGGCGTCAAGACGGTCGACCAGATCGAGCGGATCATCAGCCTCGGAGTGGAAAAGGTGGCGATCAGTTCTGCGGCGGTGAGCACGCCTGAGCTGATTTCGGAGGCGGCCGCGCGGGTGGGCAGCCAGAGCATCGTAGTGGTGATGGATGTCACAAAGAACGGGCGTAACTCCAACCGTTACGAGGTGTGTACCCACAACGGCACCCGGTCAACCGGGCTGCATCCTGTGGCGTGTGCCAAGCGGGCTCAGGCGTTAGGGGCCGGTGAGGTTGTGGTGAATTCAATAGACCAGGATGGGACGATGCAGGGCTACGACCTTGATCTGATCCGAGAGGTACGAGAGAGCATCAGCCTGCCGCTGACGGCATTGGGCGGGGCGGGCTCGCTGAAGGACATCGCCGGGTTGATCGACTTGTTCGGGATCATCGGCGCGGCGGCAGGCAGCCTGTTTGTCTTCAAGGGGAAGTATCGGGCGGTGTTGATAAATTATCCGAGTCGGGCGGAGAAAGACGGGATTGCGTCGGTCGCGTCTATAGCGTCTGTTGCGTCGGGTGGGGCGAGTGAGGAGTGA